The Diaphorobacter ruginosibacter genome contains a region encoding:
- the metW gene encoding methionine biosynthesis protein MetW, giving the protein MTDKATMQAIAKLVPQGARVLDLGCGDGALLSYLQRENGCTGYGVEIDDANVLACVKRGVNVVQLNLDEGLAIFEDDTFDVVLQINTLQHLRNAETMLRETARVGKSGVIAFPNFAHWPNRLSVMRGRMPVTSRLPYQWYDTPNIRVGTFKDFEVLARKNRLGVVDAFGLDEVGNVVRTLPNFFASTAVFCLERQ; this is encoded by the coding sequence ATGACCGACAAAGCCACCATGCAAGCCATTGCCAAGCTCGTGCCGCAGGGCGCGCGCGTGCTCGACCTGGGCTGCGGCGACGGCGCACTGCTGTCCTACCTGCAACGCGAAAACGGCTGTACGGGCTATGGCGTGGAGATCGACGATGCCAACGTGCTCGCCTGCGTCAAGCGCGGCGTGAACGTGGTGCAGCTCAATCTCGACGAAGGCCTGGCCATCTTCGAGGACGACACCTTCGACGTGGTCCTTCAGATCAACACCCTGCAGCACCTGCGCAATGCCGAAACCATGCTGCGCGAGACCGCGCGCGTGGGCAAGAGCGGCGTGATCGCGTTCCCGAACTTCGCACACTGGCCCAACCGCCTGTCGGTCATGCGCGGGCGCATGCCGGTGACGAGCCGCCTGCCTTACCAGTGGTATGACACGCCCAACATCCGCGTCGGCACGTTCAAGGACTTCGAGGTGCTCGCTCGCAAGAACCGGCTGGGGGTGGTGGACGCCTTCGGGCTCGACGAGGTGGGCAATGTGGTGCGCACCCTGCCCAATTTCTTCGCCAGCACGGCGGTGTTCTGCCTGGAGAGGCAGTAA